One genomic window of Buchnera aphidicola (Greenidea ficicola) includes the following:
- the eno gene encoding phosphopyruvate hydratase, which translates to MSKIIKIIGREIMDSRGIPTVEAEVYLKNGSIGTASVPSGASTGKKEAVELRDNNKNRFLGKGVKKSVKFINETISKILYKKDSINQKTIDKTLIELDGTKNKSNLGANTILAVSLANAKAAAIVQNIPFYKYISILNNTPNIFSMPLPMINIINGGKHANNNIDIQEFMIQPISAKNIKEAIRISSEIFHNLGLILNKNKFSTTVGDEGGYAPNLKSNKIIFEIIKEATEKSGYIFGTDISLAIDCAASEIYDKKTKKYILSSENMKLTSKEMTHYLEKLTKKYPILSIEDGQNEEDWKGFYYQTKKIGKNIQIVGDDLFVTNTKILKKGIKKKIANAILIKPNQIGTLTETINAIKMAKKNNYNVIISHRSGETEDTTIADLSVGTSSGQIKTGSMSRSERIAKYNQLIRIEEKLGNKIAPYNGFKELKNKII; encoded by the coding sequence ATGTCAAAAATTATAAAAATTATAGGTAGAGAAATAATGGATTCAAGAGGAATACCAACAGTGGAAGCAGAAGTATATTTAAAAAATGGAAGTATTGGAACAGCTTCTGTTCCTTCTGGAGCATCTACAGGTAAAAAAGAAGCAGTAGAATTAAGAGATAATAATAAAAATAGATTTTTAGGAAAAGGAGTTAAAAAATCAGTAAAATTTATCAACGAAACAATATCTAAAATATTATATAAAAAAGATTCTATAAACCAAAAAACAATTGATAAAACTTTAATAGAATTAGACGGAACAAAAAATAAATCTAATTTAGGGGCAAATACAATTCTTGCTGTTTCTTTAGCTAATGCAAAAGCAGCTGCAATAGTTCAAAACATACCTTTTTACAAATACATTTCTATATTAAATAATACACCAAATATTTTTTCCATGCCTTTACCTATGATAAACATTATTAATGGAGGAAAACATGCAAATAATAATATAGACATACAAGAATTTATGATACAACCTATTTCCGCAAAAAACATAAAAGAAGCAATAAGAATAAGTTCAGAAATTTTTCATAACTTAGGTTTAATTTTAAATAAAAATAAATTTAGTACTACAGTAGGTGATGAAGGAGGATACGCTCCAAATTTAAAATCAAATAAAATAATATTTGAAATAATAAAAGAAGCTACTGAAAAATCCGGATATATTTTTGGAACTGATATTTCTTTAGCAATAGATTGTGCAGCTTCAGAAATTTATGATAAAAAAACAAAAAAATACATATTATCTTCTGAAAATATGAAATTAACATCAAAAGAAATGACTCATTATTTAGAAAAATTAACAAAAAAATATCCTATTTTATCTATAGAAGATGGTCAAAACGAAGAAGATTGGAAAGGTTTTTATTATCAAACAAAAAAAATAGGAAAAAATATACAAATAGTAGGTGATGATTTATTTGTAACTAATACAAAAATTCTTAAAAAAGGAATTAAAAAAAAAATAGCTAATGCAATTTTAATAAAACCTAATCAAATAGGAACACTAACAGAAACTATTAATGCTATAAAAATGGCAAAAAAAAATAATTATAATGTAATTATATCACACAGATCTGGAGAAACTGAAGATACTACAATAGCAGATTTATCTGTAGGAACATCTTCAGGACAAATTAAAACAGGTTCAATGAGTAGATCAGAAAGAATAGCTAAGTATAATCAATTAATAAGAATTGAAGAAAAATTAGGAAATAAAATTGCTCCTTATAATGGATTCAAAGAACTAAAAAATAAAATTATTTAA
- the cysC gene encoding adenylyl-sulfate kinase, with translation MNNINIYWNQYSINHRLREIHHKHKSFVLWFTGLSGSGKSSIANYLEKEFYMYGISTYLLDGDNIRHGLCKDLSFSKLDRKENIRRVSEVIKLMIDSGLIVLSTFISPYKKDRKIAKNIIGDKRFFEIFIDTSLKTCSVRDPKGLYKKANDGKILDFTGVGSVYEKPINPDIYINGEKKISNNVKKIFYFFKNKIFF, from the coding sequence ATGAATAATATTAATATTTATTGGAATCAATATTCTATTAATCATCGTTTACGGGAAATACATCATAAACATAAATCTTTTGTTTTATGGTTTACAGGTCTTTCTGGTTCTGGAAAATCTAGTATTGCAAATTATTTAGAAAAAGAATTTTATATGTATGGTATTAGTACATATTTATTAGATGGTGATAATATAAGACATGGTTTATGCAAAGATCTTAGTTTTAGTAAATTAGATAGAAAAGAAAATATTAGACGTGTTTCTGAAGTAATAAAATTAATGATAGATTCTGGTTTAATTGTTTTAAGTACATTTATTTCTCCATATAAGAAGGATAGAAAAATTGCTAAAAATATTATTGGTGATAAAAGATTTTTTGAAATTTTTATTGATACTTCTTTAAAAACTTGTTCGGTTAGAGATCCTAAAGGTTTATATAAAAAAGCTAATGATGGAAAAATATTAGATTTTACTGGAGTTGGTTCTGTATATGAAAAACCAATTAATCCTGATATTTATATAAATGGTGAAAAAAAAATAAGTAATAATGTTAAAAAAATATTTTATTTTTTTAAAAATAAAATATTTTTTTAA